The Microbacterium sp. W4I20 genome segment TTCTGGGACGGCGAGCGCATGGTGTTCGGAGACGGCGACGGCGAGGTGTTCCGCGGGTTCACCGGGTCCACCACGGTCATCGGTCACGAACTCGCGCACGGCGTCGTGCAGCACACCGCGAACCTCGAGTACCAGGGCCAGCCCGGTGCGCTCAACGAATCGATCGCCGACGTGTTCGGCGCCCTCACCGAGCAGTACGCGAAGGGCCAGACGGCCGATCAGGCGAGCTGGCTCATCGGCGCCGAGATCTTCACCGAGGCCGTCGAGGGCAGCGCGCTGCGGTCGATGATCGAACCGGGAACGGCATACGACGACGACGAGCTCGGCAAAGATCCGCAGCCCGCGCACATGAGCGACTTCGTGCGCACGACGGAAGACAACGGCGGAGTGCACATCAACTCCGGCATCCCCAACCGCGCGTTCGCCCTGTTCGCGATCGACCTCGGCGGCAACGCCTGGGAACGCGCGGGCACCGTGTGGTATCGCACCCTCACCGGAGGCCTGTCGAGCACGGCGACGTTCACCGAGTTCGCCGACGCCACCCTGGCTGCCGCGGAGACCGTCGACGATGAGACGGCTGCTGCCGCTCGACGTGCGTGGACGGCCGTGGGAGTCTATGCGGATGAGCGAGTCCCCTCCACCGACTGACCTGCGTGTCGTGATCGCGGTGGTGCGCACGGGTGGCATCGCCGGCATCCGTCGTCAGTGGCGGGTCGAGGCGGAGGCCCCCGACGCCGACGACTGGATCACCCTCATCGACAGCTGTCCCTGGGATCAGGAGACGGATGCCGAGGCCGGCGCCGACCGATTCGTCTGGCGCATCCGCGCCCGCACGCCCTCCGAGCAGCGCGAGCGCGAACTGAGCGACTCCGCGGTCGACGGGCCGTGGCGGGCCCTCGTCGATGCGGTGCGCGCGGCCTCACGCCGCGAGGAGTGATTGTCAATCCGGTGTGAATCCGGCCACCCGCCGGGCAAGGCGGGAGAGACTGGGACCCATGGGATTGTTCCAGCAGCGCAAGGACGAAGAAGAGAATCAGTGGACGCTTCCGTCCGAGCCCCTCGATCGTGACCGCACCGATGTGCTCGACGAGGCGCCGGCGGTCGACCCGATGACTCTCGGGCTGGGTCTCGGTGCCGGTGTCGACGTGAACTCGATCGTCTTCCCGGTCGCACCTCCCGCTCCCGCAGCATTCTCCGTAGAGAACCGCGAGCCCGAAAGCGAGACGGACGAGACAGACGCCTGACGAGCGGGCACCGGTAGTCCGGCTCCACCGCCGGCCGCGGCTACGGTGGAGGGATGACGATCACCGCCGCCGCAGACGGCTCCGCCCTGGGCAACCCCGGCCCCAACGGGTGGGCCT includes the following:
- a CDS encoding M4 family metallopeptidase translates to MSSTASENRLGVVPSYLLARLAESGRFPRAAAAARQTLTAGRPPFRARIDLSIDENGDLVAQLSDAPNRTISDAGNTQELPGIVVRSEDDEPVADTSVNEAFDGLGATFEMLLTAFGRNSLDDAGAPLDASVHYGVDYDNAFWDGERMVFGDGDGEVFRGFTGSTTVIGHELAHGVVQHTANLEYQGQPGALNESIADVFGALTEQYAKGQTADQASWLIGAEIFTEAVEGSALRSMIEPGTAYDDDELGKDPQPAHMSDFVRTTEDNGGVHINSGIPNRAFALFAIDLGGNAWERAGTVWYRTLTGGLSSTATFTEFADATLAAAETVDDETAAAARRAWTAVGVYADERVPSTD
- a CDS encoding protealysin inhibitor emfourin: MSESPPPTDLRVVIAVVRTGGIAGIRRQWRVEAEAPDADDWITLIDSCPWDQETDAEAGADRFVWRIRARTPSEQRERELSDSAVDGPWRALVDAVRAASRREE